The proteins below come from a single Corynebacterium glyciniphilum AJ 3170 genomic window:
- a CDS encoding biliverdin-producing heme oxygenase translates to MATATTLLSEELREETRQAHENAEHSVFMERLLDGSLDASAFVSFQEQAYLFYSALEDAVDACTGDSRLGAVADRLLDRRAVLQEDLRALGGTVGAAPLPETAAYVAELQRIGRERDVPALVAHHYTRYLGDLAGGQVIGRLMSRHYGVDESATAFYRFPHIDKPKRYRDAYRGALDAMEFGDEERHRLLTAARAAFAYNSGVFEGLRRVLEHRWPTQLH, encoded by the coding sequence ATGGCGACGGCAACCACCCTGCTTTCCGAGGAGCTCCGGGAGGAGACCCGGCAGGCCCATGAGAACGCGGAACATTCCGTGTTCATGGAGAGGCTGTTGGACGGAAGTCTGGACGCCTCCGCGTTCGTCTCGTTCCAGGAACAGGCGTATCTGTTCTACTCGGCTCTGGAGGATGCGGTCGACGCCTGTACGGGTGACTCCCGTCTGGGCGCGGTCGCGGACCGTCTGCTGGACCGCCGTGCGGTACTGCAGGAGGATCTCCGGGCGCTCGGGGGCACCGTGGGCGCCGCTCCGCTCCCGGAGACGGCCGCGTATGTCGCCGAACTGCAGCGCATCGGCCGGGAACGTGACGTCCCGGCACTCGTCGCCCACCACTACACCCGGTATCTGGGTGATCTGGCGGGCGGCCAGGTCATCGGCCGGCTCATGTCGCGTCACTACGGTGTGGATGAGTCGGCCACGGCCTTCTACCGTTTCCCGCACATCGACAAACCCAAGCGCTACCGGGACGCCTACCGTGGGGCGCTGGATGCGATGGAGTTCGGTGACGAGGAACGGCACCGTCTTCTCACAGCCGCCCGCGCCGCCTTCGCCTACAACTCCGGGGTCTTCGAGGGGCTTCGCAGGGTACTGGAGCACCGCTGGCCCACCCAGCTCCATTAG
- a CDS encoding heme ABC transporter ATP-binding protein: protein MSEEVILSAHGVVVTVGGSRNGRHGTEILHGIDLDLHAGEVLGLIGPNGAGKSTLLGALSGDIEPVSGEVLLAGSPYRRYGVREAARTRSVMLQDSRVSFAHLVRDVVEMGRSAWVGSRGANEREDRGADHALVDTCLRDVGMLEMQDRDVTTLSGGERARVAFARVMVQQARCTLLDEPTAAMDIGHQERTMRSVRRIAAGGVGVIVVLHDLNLAAQYCDRLALLGDGRIDAVGSPVEVCTTERLSRVYEWPVSVDEIHGELWIRPTPSAT, encoded by the coding sequence ATGAGTGAAGAGGTAATTCTTTCCGCGCACGGGGTGGTCGTCACGGTCGGTGGTTCGCGGAACGGGCGGCACGGCACCGAAATTCTCCACGGTATCGATCTCGATCTACACGCCGGCGAGGTTCTGGGCCTGATCGGGCCGAACGGTGCCGGCAAGTCGACCTTGTTGGGTGCGCTCTCCGGCGACATTGAACCTGTGTCCGGCGAGGTCCTTCTGGCGGGAAGTCCCTACCGGCGGTACGGGGTCAGGGAGGCTGCCAGGACGCGGTCGGTGATGCTGCAGGACTCACGGGTGTCGTTCGCGCACCTGGTCCGGGACGTCGTGGAGATGGGAAGGTCAGCGTGGGTGGGGAGCCGCGGAGCCAATGAACGTGAGGACCGCGGGGCGGACCACGCGTTGGTGGATACCTGCCTGCGCGACGTCGGCATGCTGGAGATGCAGGACCGTGATGTGACCACGCTGTCGGGCGGCGAACGAGCCCGCGTGGCTTTCGCCCGGGTGATGGTGCAGCAGGCCCGCTGCACGCTGCTGGACGAACCGACCGCGGCCATGGACATCGGGCACCAGGAACGCACCATGCGGTCCGTGCGGCGCATCGCTGCCGGGGGAGTCGGGGTTATCGTGGTTCTCCACGACCTGAATCTGGCTGCACAGTATTGCGACCGGTTGGCTCTGCTCGGCGACGGGCGGATCGACGCGGTCGGCTCGCCGGTTGAGGTCTGCACCACCGAGAGGTTGTCGCGGGTCTACGAGTGGCCGGTCAGTGTCGATGAGATACACGGCGAACTGTGGATCCGTCCGACTCCGTCGGCCACCTGA
- a CDS encoding FecCD family ABC transporter permease yields MPDTLTRRRATRLTTLVVLVVLLFTAVGVNLVLGQFTLSPAEVWSALTHGPGLGDTESTGEAARAANVLWQIRLPRIMLCLLVGAALAVAGTLLQGLFGNPLAEPSVIGVTSGAGVGAAAAIVLNITVLGTATVPVLAFLAGVLTTVAVYRLASINGEVRVLTLILTGIAVNAVAGAAISFLVFLAPTSSREQVIFWQMGSLNGAQWNQVAIVALPVVLCLLGSVAIAGRLDVLSLGERAAGHAGVNVAVMRVAIIGLSTALAALAVSFAGIIGFVGLIVPHILRQLTGPANRWLVPLSALGGAVLLLLADLASRTLIAFADLPIGIFTALVGGPTFFILLRRMLKKGGVVG; encoded by the coding sequence ATGCCGGATACCCTCACACGGCGTCGGGCGACGCGGCTGACCACCCTTGTGGTGCTGGTGGTCCTGTTGTTCACGGCGGTCGGCGTTAATCTCGTCCTCGGTCAGTTCACCTTGTCCCCGGCCGAGGTCTGGTCGGCCCTGACACACGGCCCCGGGCTAGGTGACACAGAAAGCACGGGGGAAGCGGCCAGGGCCGCGAATGTCCTCTGGCAGATTCGTCTTCCCCGGATCATGCTGTGCCTGCTGGTGGGGGCCGCTCTCGCGGTCGCGGGAACACTCCTGCAGGGACTGTTCGGCAATCCGCTGGCTGAACCCAGCGTCATCGGTGTCACCTCCGGAGCCGGGGTGGGCGCCGCTGCCGCGATCGTCCTGAACATCACTGTGCTGGGCACGGCGACAGTGCCGGTGCTGGCGTTCCTCGCCGGCGTGCTGACCACGGTTGCGGTGTACCGCCTCGCGTCGATCAACGGGGAAGTCAGGGTACTGACCTTGATACTCACCGGCATCGCGGTCAACGCGGTCGCGGGGGCGGCGATCTCCTTCCTGGTCTTCCTGGCTCCGACATCGTCGCGGGAGCAGGTGATCTTCTGGCAGATGGGTTCACTCAACGGCGCCCAGTGGAACCAGGTCGCCATCGTGGCTCTGCCGGTCGTTCTGTGTCTCCTCGGATCGGTGGCCATCGCAGGACGGCTGGATGTCCTCAGCCTCGGGGAACGCGCGGCGGGGCATGCCGGGGTGAATGTAGCGGTGATGCGGGTCGCGATCATCGGTCTGTCGACGGCTCTGGCTGCCCTGGCCGTCAGCTTCGCTGGCATTATCGGTTTCGTCGGTCTGATCGTGCCTCATATTCTGCGGCAGCTGACCGGACCGGCGAACCGGTGGCTGGTGCCCCTGTCGGCTCTGGGCGGCGCTGTGCTGCTGTTGCTCGCGGATCTGGCGTCGCGCACGTTGATTGCTTTCGCCGATCTGCCGATCGGAATCTTCACCGCGCTTGTCGGCGGGCCGACATTCTTCATCCTGCTGCGCCGCATGCTGAAGAAGGGCGGTGTCGTCGGATGA
- a CDS encoding bifunctional [glutamine synthetase] adenylyltransferase/[glutamine synthetase]-adenylyl-L-tyrosine phosphorylase — translation MNQPRTTRRRVPSPVSLGLTRPSAPDDLARLGWDDEEHRPVLSVLASTGDPDRALNAVVRLVETLDGRDGEDRDSDTSSTALLEKIDGDAVFRVRLLALFGGSTLLGDHVVANPGIWPELAGDLPSRDEVMEALTTAVGAERVDGHDGDSLLLRATVTGVDADRAMRTAYRTVLARIAAIDLADTFGGSEPTADPLPFEVLTERLADAADAALTAALAVATATVYPSGPVPAKLSVVAMGKCGARELNYISDVDVIFVAEPADAQTTRLAGEFINIGCRVFFEVDAALRPEGRHGALVRTLESHLTYYRRWASTWEFQALLKARPMTGDLDLGRDYVEQLAPMVWSAAEREDFVPDVQAMRRRVIDNVPDNLLPLELKLGPGGLRDVEFAIQLLQMVHGRVDESLRVRSTVRALTALVDGGYVGREDGQILIACYEYMRLLEHRLQLQHLRRTHALPEQDDEAGRLRLARTAGVRGEGQEGADAALSAKVRRVSNQIRQLHNKLFYRPLLSSVVNMPVDALRLTPEAAKRQLAALGYLHPSRAMDHLSALASGTTRKDRIQAMILPSLMEWLSDTVDPDAGLLAYRKLSEAAFDRSWFLRLLRDENIVGKRLMRILGTSPYIANLFIASPEAVRMLSDGANGPKLLEHDASVRSHSLVAAAGRHRDPDAAIAVARSLRRTELAKIASADLLGLIDTPEVCRSLSLIWNAVLEAALRAEIRAWEDENHRNAPALISVIGMGRLGGAELSYGSDADVMFVCEPIPEEMDGEDAVDEDGDGEAGTDQDAVTWASGIAKRLRTRLSRPSQDPPLEVDLNLRPEGRSGPTVRTLASYRAYYERWGEIWEYQALLRATWIAGDKDLGIRFLRTIDEFRYPDGGVDRTTVQQVRRMKARVDGERLPRGADRYTHTKLGRGGLTDIEWTVQLLTMQNCHRIANLHNTSTLQVLEEIRIAGLLSEADVDTLRDAWIVATRARNAIILADAKRRDQLPGPGPQLVNIAAAANWDPEDSQGFLDDYLKTTRRARRVVDRVFWGEEVTDAEFGD, via the coding sequence GTGAATCAGCCGCGAACCACCCGTCGTCGAGTTCCATCCCCGGTGTCCCTGGGGTTGACCAGGCCGTCCGCGCCCGATGACCTCGCAAGGCTCGGGTGGGACGACGAGGAGCACCGCCCCGTCCTCAGCGTCCTGGCGTCTACCGGGGACCCGGACCGGGCGCTGAACGCGGTGGTCCGACTGGTCGAGACCCTCGACGGACGCGACGGTGAGGACCGCGACAGCGACACGTCCTCGACGGCATTGCTGGAGAAGATCGACGGGGACGCTGTTTTCCGGGTGCGGCTGCTCGCGCTGTTCGGCGGCTCCACCCTGCTGGGAGACCACGTGGTCGCCAATCCCGGCATCTGGCCGGAACTTGCCGGTGACCTGCCCAGCCGGGACGAGGTCATGGAGGCGCTCACAACCGCGGTGGGGGCAGAACGCGTCGACGGACACGACGGTGATTCCCTCCTCCTCCGTGCCACAGTGACCGGCGTGGACGCCGACCGGGCGATGCGTACGGCCTACCGCACGGTTCTCGCCCGGATCGCCGCGATTGACCTGGCGGACACGTTCGGCGGGAGCGAGCCGACGGCCGACCCACTGCCGTTCGAGGTTCTCACGGAGCGACTGGCGGACGCGGCTGATGCCGCGCTCACCGCGGCACTGGCAGTTGCCACCGCGACGGTCTATCCGTCCGGGCCGGTCCCGGCGAAGCTGTCGGTGGTCGCCATGGGTAAGTGCGGCGCACGGGAGCTCAACTATATCTCGGACGTGGACGTCATCTTCGTCGCCGAACCTGCGGACGCCCAGACCACCCGACTCGCCGGAGAATTCATCAACATCGGTTGCCGGGTGTTTTTTGAGGTCGATGCCGCACTTCGGCCCGAAGGACGCCACGGTGCGCTCGTACGCACCCTGGAGTCGCACCTCACCTACTACCGGCGATGGGCCTCGACCTGGGAGTTCCAGGCGCTGCTCAAGGCGCGCCCGATGACCGGGGACCTGGACCTGGGCCGTGATTATGTCGAACAGCTGGCACCGATGGTGTGGAGTGCCGCCGAGCGGGAGGACTTCGTACCTGATGTGCAGGCGATGCGTCGTCGGGTGATCGACAACGTCCCGGACAACCTGCTTCCCCTGGAACTGAAGTTGGGTCCCGGCGGGCTGCGCGACGTGGAGTTCGCTATCCAACTGCTTCAGATGGTGCACGGCCGTGTCGACGAGTCCCTCCGGGTGCGCTCCACGGTCCGGGCACTTACCGCCCTGGTGGATGGCGGGTACGTCGGCCGTGAGGACGGGCAGATCCTGATCGCCTGCTACGAGTACATGCGACTGCTGGAGCACCGGTTGCAGCTGCAGCACCTCCGGCGCACCCACGCCCTTCCTGAGCAGGATGATGAGGCGGGACGACTCCGCCTGGCACGCACCGCCGGTGTGCGAGGAGAAGGCCAGGAAGGCGCGGATGCCGCGCTGTCGGCCAAGGTACGCAGGGTCAGCAACCAGATCCGGCAGTTGCACAACAAGCTGTTCTACCGACCGCTGCTGTCCTCGGTGGTCAATATGCCGGTCGACGCACTTCGGCTCACTCCGGAAGCTGCGAAGCGTCAGCTCGCCGCTCTGGGGTACCTGCACCCGTCGCGCGCTATGGACCACCTGTCGGCGCTGGCCTCGGGAACGACCCGCAAGGACCGTATCCAGGCGATGATCCTGCCGTCGTTGATGGAGTGGTTGTCCGACACCGTCGACCCGGATGCCGGCCTGTTGGCGTACCGGAAGCTGTCGGAGGCTGCGTTCGACCGTTCATGGTTCCTGCGGTTGCTGCGCGACGAGAACATCGTGGGCAAACGCCTGATGCGGATCCTCGGGACCTCGCCGTACATCGCCAACCTGTTTATCGCCTCACCGGAGGCGGTACGCATGCTGTCGGACGGGGCCAACGGCCCGAAACTGCTGGAGCACGATGCCTCCGTGCGCAGTCACTCTCTCGTCGCTGCGGCGGGACGCCACCGTGACCCGGATGCGGCCATCGCCGTGGCACGCTCGCTGCGTCGCACCGAGCTCGCGAAGATCGCCTCCGCCGACCTGCTGGGATTGATCGACACACCGGAAGTCTGCCGCTCTCTGTCGTTGATCTGGAACGCCGTTCTCGAGGCAGCGTTGCGCGCGGAGATCCGGGCGTGGGAAGACGAGAACCACCGCAACGCACCCGCTCTGATCAGTGTGATCGGCATGGGGAGACTGGGCGGCGCGGAATTGAGCTACGGTTCCGACGCCGACGTGATGTTCGTCTGTGAACCTATCCCGGAGGAAATGGACGGCGAGGATGCCGTCGACGAAGACGGTGACGGTGAAGCCGGGACCGACCAGGACGCTGTGACCTGGGCGAGTGGAATCGCCAAACGGCTCCGGACCCGGCTGTCGCGTCCGTCGCAGGATCCGCCTCTGGAGGTGGACCTGAACCTGCGGCCTGAAGGGCGCAGTGGTCCTACGGTGCGCACGCTGGCGTCGTACCGCGCCTACTACGAGCGGTGGGGTGAGATCTGGGAGTACCAGGCACTGCTGCGTGCGACGTGGATTGCCGGTGACAAGGATCTCGGTATCCGTTTCCTGCGGACCATCGACGAGTTCCGTTACCCCGATGGGGGAGTCGACCGCACGACCGTCCAACAGGTGCGCCGGATGAAGGCGCGCGTCGACGGTGAACGGTTGCCACGCGGCGCGGACCGGTACACGCACACCAAACTGGGACGTGGTGGTCTCACTGACATCGAGTGGACTGTGCAGCTGCTCACGATGCAGAACTGCCACCGCATCGCCAATCTGCACAACACGTCCACACTGCAGGTCCTCGAGGAGATCCGGATCGCAGGCCTGTTGTCCGAAGCTGATGTCGACACACTCCGGGACGCCTGGATCGTGGCCACCCGGGCGCGCAACGCGATCATTCTCGCTGACGCCAAACGACGCGACCAGCTCCCGGGGCCCGGGCCGCAGCTGGTCAATATCGCTGCGGCGGCGAACTGGGACCCGGAGGATTCGCAGGGGTTCCTCGACGACTACCTGAAGACCACCCGACGTGCGCGCCGGGTGGTGGACCGGGTGTTCTGGGGTGAAGAGGTCACGGACGCGGAGTTCGGTGACTAG
- a CDS encoding glutamine synthetase family protein, producing MSRQQEYVLRTLEERDIRFVRLWFTDIQGYLKSVAVAPAELEGAFAEGIGFDGSSIEGFSRVVESDTIAKPDPSTFQILPLDTAGGDNQVLTARMFCDIAMPDGEPSWADPRQVLRRQLSNAADEGFSCYVHPEIEFFLLKNGNGPDGRPVPADTGGYFDQAVTDAAPLFRQDAISALESMGISVEFSHHEAGPGQQEIDLRFADALSMADNVMSFRYMVKQVATRNDVRATFMPKPFHEYPGSAMHTHMSLFEGENNAFHDPDDQFYLSGTAKSFIAGILEHAPEISAVTNQWVNSYKRLTSGAEAPTAATWGASNRSAMIRVPMYTVHKPSSRRVEIRTPDSGANPYLTYAVLIAAGLKGIREGYELHPPVEEDVAGMTRRERMAMGYKDLPTDLDLALREMEKSELVADALGEHVFEYFLRNKWEEWKSYQSQVTPWELAHNLEF from the coding sequence ATGAGTCGCCAACAGGAATACGTCCTCCGCACGCTTGAGGAACGGGACATTCGCTTCGTCCGTCTGTGGTTCACGGACATCCAGGGATACCTGAAGTCAGTTGCCGTCGCCCCTGCGGAACTTGAGGGCGCGTTCGCCGAAGGAATCGGATTCGACGGTTCCTCTATCGAAGGGTTCTCGCGCGTCGTGGAGTCTGACACGATCGCGAAGCCGGATCCGTCCACGTTCCAGATCCTCCCGCTGGACACTGCAGGTGGCGACAACCAGGTGCTCACTGCGCGGATGTTCTGCGATATCGCAATGCCCGACGGTGAGCCCAGCTGGGCGGACCCGCGCCAGGTTCTGCGCCGTCAGCTGAGTAACGCGGCAGACGAGGGCTTCTCCTGCTACGTCCACCCGGAGATCGAGTTCTTCCTGTTGAAGAACGGCAACGGCCCGGACGGGCGCCCGGTTCCCGCGGACACCGGGGGCTACTTCGACCAGGCGGTCACCGATGCTGCCCCGCTGTTCCGCCAGGACGCGATCTCGGCCCTGGAGTCTATGGGTATCTCGGTGGAGTTCTCGCACCACGAGGCAGGTCCGGGGCAGCAGGAAATCGACCTGAGGTTCGCCGACGCCCTGTCAATGGCGGACAACGTGATGAGCTTCCGCTACATGGTCAAGCAGGTCGCTACCCGCAATGACGTACGGGCGACGTTCATGCCGAAACCTTTCCACGAGTATCCCGGGTCGGCCATGCACACCCACATGTCGCTGTTCGAGGGTGAGAACAATGCCTTCCACGACCCGGACGACCAGTTCTATCTGTCGGGGACAGCGAAGTCGTTCATCGCCGGAATCCTGGAACATGCTCCGGAGATCTCAGCGGTGACGAACCAGTGGGTGAACTCCTACAAACGCTTGACCAGTGGGGCGGAGGCCCCCACCGCAGCGACGTGGGGTGCCTCGAACCGTTCGGCGATGATCCGCGTGCCGATGTACACCGTGCACAAGCCCTCGTCGCGCCGGGTTGAGATCCGCACCCCCGATTCGGGGGCCAACCCCTACCTCACCTACGCGGTGCTGATCGCCGCCGGTCTGAAGGGTATCCGGGAAGGATATGAACTGCACCCGCCGGTGGAAGAAGACGTGGCGGGCATGACCCGACGGGAGCGTATGGCGATGGGGTACAAGGACCTGCCGACGGACCTGGATCTCGCCCTGCGCGAGATGGAGAAGTCCGAACTGGTCGCCGACGCCCTCGGCGAGCACGTCTTCGAGTACTTCCTGCGCAACAAGTGGGAGGAGTGGAAGTCCTACCAGTCCCAGGTCACTCCGTGGGAGTTGGCGCACAACCTGGAGTTCTAA
- the panB gene encoding 3-methyl-2-oxobutanoate hydroxymethyltransferase, with translation MADKKETTGYLAPTRQVRIGDLRKRKGSGDKWAMLTAYDYSTARAFSDAGVECLLVGDSAANVVFGYPQTQQISLDEMIYIAAAVVRGAGNALVIADLPFGTYEASDEQAVRSAAEMMRRSGAAMVKIEGGVRIAPRIRALVAAGIPVCAHIGFTPQSVNALSGFKVQGRGDAADQLLADIRAVADAGADFVVLEMVPADVAARASESVDIPTVGIGAGPDTDAQVLVWHDMAALPADGHRPKFAKQWAQVGAELTAAAASYKREVAEGTFPAAEHCF, from the coding sequence ATGGCTGACAAGAAAGAGACCACCGGATACCTCGCCCCCACCCGTCAGGTCCGCATCGGCGACCTGCGCAAGCGCAAGGGATCAGGCGACAAGTGGGCGATGCTCACCGCCTACGACTATTCCACCGCACGCGCGTTCTCCGATGCCGGCGTCGAATGTCTCCTGGTGGGCGATTCTGCCGCCAATGTGGTCTTCGGCTATCCCCAGACCCAGCAGATCAGCCTGGATGAAATGATCTACATCGCGGCGGCCGTGGTCCGTGGTGCGGGCAACGCCCTGGTTATCGCCGACCTTCCGTTCGGCACCTACGAAGCCTCCGACGAGCAGGCCGTCCGGTCGGCCGCGGAGATGATGCGACGCTCCGGCGCCGCCATGGTCAAGATCGAAGGTGGGGTACGCATCGCGCCCCGTATCCGGGCGCTGGTGGCCGCCGGCATCCCGGTCTGCGCCCACATCGGCTTCACTCCCCAGTCGGTCAACGCCCTCTCCGGCTTCAAGGTTCAGGGGCGCGGGGACGCCGCTGATCAGTTACTCGCCGACATCCGCGCCGTCGCCGACGCCGGTGCCGACTTCGTTGTCCTGGAGATGGTCCCGGCAGATGTCGCCGCCCGCGCCAGCGAGTCCGTCGACATTCCCACCGTCGGCATCGGCGCCGGGCCGGACACCGACGCGCAGGTGCTCGTCTGGCATGACATGGCGGCACTGCCGGCCGACGGCCACCGTCCGAAGTTCGCCAAGCAGTGGGCGCAGGTCGGGGCGGAACTCACAGCCGCTGCCGCGTCCTACAAGCGAGAGGTCGCCGAGGGGACCTTTCCCGCCGCTGAACACTGCTTCTAG
- a CDS encoding SPOR domain-containing protein, translated as MSDQQWYFDTSSGEVTQGKTSGWDNRMGPYPSRDEAEHALQIARERTKAADEWDED; from the coding sequence ATGAGCGATCAACAGTGGTACTTCGACACCTCCAGCGGTGAGGTCACACAGGGAAAAACCTCCGGGTGGGACAACCGCATGGGCCCGTATCCGTCCCGCGATGAAGCTGAGCATGCCCTCCAGATCGCCAGAGAGCGGACCAAGGCCGCCGACGAGTGGGACGAGGACTAG
- a CDS encoding histidine phosphatase family protein yields the protein MTSRARPGWIGDRGDPVRVLLLRHGQTAMSAAGVFSGRSDPELTDLGQEQARRAASYLASRQDAGEGIDRIICSPLTRTRQTADAAARVLGLDVETDGNLIETDFGRWEGLTFDEVHRRWPEEHAAWVADTCVPTLGGESMSQVEQRCSTLVGGLESTGTVLLVSHVSPIKAILRDALQVPSTMYSTLHLDLAGLSVAEFYPGHSMVREVNDTHYLR from the coding sequence ATGACCAGTCGGGCGAGGCCGGGGTGGATCGGTGACCGGGGTGATCCGGTGCGCGTTCTCCTTCTGCGACACGGGCAGACCGCGATGTCCGCCGCCGGGGTGTTCTCGGGACGCAGTGACCCGGAACTCACGGACCTGGGTCAGGAGCAGGCACGCCGGGCGGCGTCTTACCTGGCCTCACGTCAGGACGCGGGAGAGGGGATCGACCGCATCATCTGCTCACCGCTGACCCGTACCCGGCAGACCGCGGACGCTGCGGCGCGGGTGCTGGGACTGGATGTGGAGACCGACGGGAACCTCATCGAAACCGATTTCGGACGGTGGGAAGGGCTCACCTTCGATGAGGTCCACCGGCGGTGGCCCGAGGAACATGCAGCCTGGGTCGCCGACACCTGCGTGCCCACCCTCGGCGGTGAAAGCATGAGCCAGGTCGAACAACGGTGCAGCACTCTGGTGGGCGGGTTGGAAAGCACCGGTACTGTCCTGCTGGTCAGCCACGTCTCGCCGATCAAGGCGATTCTGCGGGACGCGCTACAGGTTCCTTCCACGATGTACTCCACCCTGCACCTGGACCTGGCGGGGTTGTCCGTCGCCGAGTTCTATCCGGGCCATTCGATGGTCCGCGAGGTCAACGACACTCACTACCTGCGGTGA
- a CDS encoding zinc ribbon domain-containing protein → MPDFPTGSDTTRRRPARIVVNDLMNVDNRWRALRTELAEVRVSDDVRRLEQEVAVQRRAKVTADQAAGDDETRLQRMRQDAAKLRARRRDDIKSLGAAVDGERRRDLTHDLAVAERRLQEVEEAIAAEAQTHRSGADADRARALEGAVVALDESRRSRDARERELSGQCESLKDHSAALRAELPSDLLRRYERSEKENGVGAATLTGSVCRACFMSLDRASLAEILRAPDDTPASCPECDTMLLPDPGSYTDFADQIHPAS, encoded by the coding sequence ATGCCTGATTTTCCGACCGGTTCTGACACCACCCGGAGGCGTCCCGCACGCATTGTCGTGAACGACCTGATGAACGTCGACAACAGGTGGCGGGCGTTGAGGACAGAGCTCGCCGAGGTCCGTGTTTCTGATGACGTCCGACGACTCGAACAGGAGGTGGCCGTCCAGCGCCGCGCCAAGGTCACCGCGGACCAGGCGGCCGGCGACGATGAGACGCGGCTGCAGCGTATGCGGCAGGACGCGGCGAAACTGCGCGCCCGCCGCCGCGACGACATCAAGTCTCTGGGTGCGGCGGTCGACGGTGAACGTCGCCGCGACCTGACCCATGACCTGGCCGTCGCGGAACGCCGTCTGCAGGAGGTGGAAGAGGCGATTGCTGCCGAGGCGCAGACCCACCGCAGTGGTGCGGACGCCGACCGTGCCCGTGCACTGGAGGGTGCTGTCGTTGCGCTCGATGAGTCACGTCGCAGTCGGGATGCACGTGAACGTGAGCTCTCCGGCCAGTGCGAATCCCTGAAGGACCATTCCGCTGCGCTGCGTGCCGAGCTGCCGTCGGACCTCCTGCGCCGCTATGAACGCAGCGAGAAGGAGAACGGTGTCGGGGCGGCGACGTTGACCGGTTCGGTCTGCAGGGCCTGCTTCATGAGCCTGGACAGGGCCTCTCTGGCGGAGATCCTGCGGGCGCCGGACGATACCCCGGCGTCCTGCCCCGAATGTGACACGATGCTGCTGCCGGATCCCGGGTCGTACACTGACTTCGCCGATCAGATCCACCCGGCGAGCTGA